From Leifsonia sp. fls2-241-R2A-40a, one genomic window encodes:
- a CDS encoding TIR domain-containing protein yields MATMVTFNDIRVDRDVLWELVEVVSGGAAESVQKQIDLGLHQADTDPYGLLKGLVDEKERAAAEGLAPGMTLSVQLAARGTRLETDLMSIEPLGRSSFDWLTDDLDHFILTFHHPEAWSFKFDVWTSGYVAVTIENSFVAPSPARLREFLDRIEAVLERHVIPAPPPPPFRVVMGHGNDHQWRILRDELRDHHEFDVSAFEGRPRAGQTINTVLEDMASEASVALIVLTRADQMKDGRWRARQNVVHEVGFFQGRLGWTNAIVVVEDGVELFSNLDGTQQIRFPEGNIGAATGNVAATLRAKERIRLAP; encoded by the coding sequence ATGGCGACCATGGTTACCTTCAACGACATCCGCGTCGATCGGGACGTTTTGTGGGAGTTAGTCGAGGTTGTCAGCGGCGGAGCAGCCGAGTCGGTTCAGAAGCAGATCGACTTGGGTCTGCACCAAGCTGATACCGATCCATACGGCTTACTAAAGGGGCTGGTTGACGAGAAGGAACGTGCCGCCGCTGAGGGTCTTGCGCCTGGGATGACCTTGAGCGTTCAACTAGCCGCGAGGGGCACTCGCCTCGAGACGGACCTCATGTCGATCGAGCCGCTCGGTCGGTCGAGTTTCGACTGGCTCACTGACGATCTTGACCACTTCATCCTCACCTTTCACCACCCGGAGGCGTGGTCGTTCAAGTTCGATGTGTGGACCTCGGGTTACGTCGCGGTGACAATCGAGAACTCGTTCGTAGCGCCCAGTCCGGCGAGACTGCGTGAGTTTCTTGACCGTATCGAGGCGGTGTTGGAGCGTCACGTCATCCCCGCACCGCCGCCTCCGCCGTTCCGTGTAGTCATGGGCCACGGCAACGATCATCAGTGGCGTATTCTGCGCGACGAGCTGCGCGATCACCATGAGTTCGACGTCTCTGCTTTCGAAGGACGACCCCGTGCGGGCCAGACGATCAATACTGTCCTGGAAGACATGGCGTCCGAGGCGAGTGTGGCTCTCATCGTCCTCACGCGGGCAGACCAGATGAAGGACGGCCGGTGGCGAGCGCGTCAAAATGTGGTCCATGAGGTCGGCTTCTTCCAGGGACGACTCGGATGGACAAACGCCATTGTCGTCGTCGAAGACGGCGTTGAGCTTTTCAGTAATCTCGACGGCACCCAGCAAATCCGGTTCCCGGAGGGCAACATCGGAGCGGCTACCGGTAATGTGGCGGCGACCCTGAGAGCAAAGGAGCGCATTCGCCTCGCACCGTAA
- a CDS encoding sugar ABC transporter permease, translating to MEQRVGGRTGRPLRSPRKRSLRTADRRFAALLMLPAGLFLAIFIGWPLLQFVSDSFFTISPIAGGPREFVGFANYVTALTSSDFTNAVWRTILYTVIVVAFEFVLGLLVALLFTSLGNSSRVFRTIFLYPLMIAPIVAGLLWRFLLIDNFGIVNELLKTAGIIHSSDQIQWLSDPNIALFSVAIPDIWLTTSFITLVLFAGLQNIPGDVIEAARLDGARYTTILFRIIIPLLRPVIAVALIVRGIDAARAFDVIVIQTNGGPQQSTETLSLLIYRTMVRFGDPGLASAMGTLYLIAMLAVALFAILTIWRPGSETER from the coding sequence ATGGAGCAGCGAGTGGGCGGCCGCACCGGCCGCCCGCTCCGCTCTCCTCGTAAACGTTCCCTCCGCACCGCCGACCGGCGCTTCGCGGCACTGCTGATGCTGCCGGCCGGACTGTTCCTCGCCATCTTCATCGGATGGCCGCTCCTCCAGTTCGTCAGCGACAGCTTCTTCACGATCAGCCCGATCGCAGGAGGACCCCGGGAGTTCGTCGGGTTCGCCAACTACGTGACCGCGCTGACCAGCTCCGACTTCACCAACGCCGTGTGGCGAACCATCCTCTACACGGTCATCGTGGTCGCCTTCGAGTTCGTCCTCGGACTGCTGGTCGCGCTCCTCTTCACGTCGCTGGGAAACTCCTCGCGGGTGTTCCGCACGATCTTCCTCTACCCGCTGATGATCGCCCCGATCGTGGCCGGTCTGCTCTGGCGCTTCCTGCTCATCGACAACTTCGGCATCGTCAACGAGCTGCTGAAGACGGCCGGCATCATCCACTCGAGCGACCAGATCCAGTGGCTGAGCGACCCGAACATCGCCCTGTTCTCCGTCGCCATCCCAGACATCTGGCTCACCACGTCCTTCATCACGCTCGTGCTCTTCGCCGGGCTGCAGAACATCCCCGGCGATGTGATCGAGGCGGCACGGCTCGATGGCGCCCGCTACACCACCATCCTTTTCCGCATCATCATCCCCCTGCTCCGGCCGGTGATCGCCGTCGCGCTGATCGTGCGCGGGATCGACGCCGCCCGCGCCTTCGACGTCATCGTCATCCAGACCAACGGCGGACCGCAGCAGAGCACGGAAACGCTCTCCCTGCTGATCTACCGGACGATGGTGCGCTTCGGCGACCCGGGCCTCGCCAGCGCGATGGGAACCCTCTACCTGATCGCGATGCTTGCCGTCGCCCTCTTCGCGATCCTCACCATCTGGCGGCCAGGAAGCGAGACGGAGCGATGA
- a CDS encoding sugar ABC transporter substrate-binding protein, translated as MLRKKFAAAAAIGTAVALTLAGCGVGGGDTSSSDKSITVLVEAGGHAELQPIADLYKKDTGTKVTFVELPYDGLYNRLNSEFTSGAVSFDVAALDSIWLPAFKDAVTPLDKLFTSDVKSDLFPALVKEANVDGTYAGMPVWTNSEILYYRKDLFDDAANKAAFKTKYGYDLVPPTTWQQYQDAAEFFTQPDKGLYGTDVKGAVETEYLATLSQTGEKTMVLNSSGSEISLGDENSLKALDFYAGLQKYAPAGAAQLDWAGAQNLFNQGKTAMMRFWAHAYRQIPKDASVYGKVGVAPMIAGPGGIAGVPGAWYLSVAKASKKQQQGMDFVKFAYEHNELSAKTDLGLVARKSAFEKYQDQPGYENYKPLVETLDAQATIPRPATPKWQQIVDTVLVPMIQKSLQPGADKQALLNSAKEQVQSLVK; from the coding sequence ATGCTTCGCAAGAAGTTCGCGGCCGCCGCAGCGATCGGCACCGCAGTTGCGCTCACCCTGGCCGGGTGCGGCGTCGGGGGAGGAGACACCTCCTCGTCCGACAAATCGATCACGGTGCTCGTGGAAGCGGGCGGTCACGCCGAACTCCAGCCGATCGCCGACCTCTACAAGAAGGACACCGGCACGAAGGTGACCTTCGTAGAACTCCCGTACGACGGCCTCTACAACCGCTTGAACAGCGAGTTCACCTCGGGTGCGGTGTCGTTCGACGTCGCTGCGCTCGACTCCATCTGGCTTCCGGCCTTCAAGGACGCGGTCACGCCGCTGGACAAGCTGTTCACCTCCGACGTGAAGAGCGACCTCTTCCCGGCCCTGGTCAAAGAGGCGAACGTCGACGGCACCTACGCAGGCATGCCGGTCTGGACGAACTCGGAGATCCTGTACTACCGCAAAGACCTCTTCGACGACGCCGCGAACAAGGCGGCGTTCAAGACGAAGTACGGGTACGACCTGGTCCCCCCGACGACTTGGCAGCAATACCAGGACGCGGCCGAGTTCTTCACTCAGCCCGATAAGGGTCTGTACGGCACCGACGTGAAGGGCGCGGTCGAGACCGAGTACCTCGCGACGCTTTCGCAGACCGGCGAGAAGACGATGGTGCTCAACAGCTCGGGCAGCGAGATCTCCCTCGGCGACGAGAACAGCCTGAAGGCGCTCGACTTCTACGCCGGGCTGCAGAAGTATGCGCCCGCGGGTGCCGCGCAGCTCGACTGGGCCGGCGCACAGAACCTGTTCAATCAGGGCAAGACCGCCATGATGCGGTTCTGGGCCCATGCGTACCGGCAGATCCCCAAGGATGCGTCCGTGTACGGCAAGGTCGGTGTCGCTCCGATGATCGCGGGACCCGGCGGAATCGCGGGCGTTCCCGGCGCCTGGTACCTCTCGGTCGCCAAAGCGAGCAAGAAGCAGCAGCAGGGCATGGACTTCGTGAAGTTCGCGTACGAGCACAACGAGCTCAGCGCCAAGACGGACCTCGGCCTCGTCGCCCGCAAGTCGGCGTTCGAGAAGTACCAGGACCAGCCCGGCTACGAGAACTACAAGCCGCTGGTGGAGACCCTGGACGCCCAGGCGACCATCCCGCGGCCTGCCACGCCCAAGTGGCAGCAGATCGTGGACACCGTCCTCGTCCCGATGATCCAGAAGTCGTTGCAGCCCGGCGCTGACAAGCAGGCGCTGCTGAACTCCGCAAAGGAGCAGGTCCAATCGCTAGTCAAGTGA